The sequence below is a genomic window from Phoenix dactylifera cultivar Barhee BC4 chromosome 8, palm_55x_up_171113_PBpolish2nd_filt_p, whole genome shotgun sequence.
CACTTAAAGCCTCTTTCTCACAATCATCTTCTCAGCTTCAGAATTTCACGGCCAAGTTTCAGACTTTCATAATGCATGGCAATGACACCCAAACCCTTTTACTTGGAAGATAAAAGATTAATTTCTATCTTCTAACAGACTACTAAAGAATGCTAAAACTTCCTCTTAATTTCCAAATCTCCGGCACCATAATTTTTGGGAATTTAATGTTTTCATTCCATTAATTCTTGTTTGCACCACAAACATCCTTATGAAGTAATCAACACAGAAATATAAAAATCAAATACAGAAGGTATTAACAACATATTTTGCTTGTTATATTAATTGAAGTGAGAATATAACTCCCCTAGATAAAGTTATAGTTCAAAATCCTCAACATGCATGGTGTCTGCTGTAATACCAACCTTATAGTACAGTGTTAACCTTATAGGAATTTACATACATATTTCGTACTTTCAAGATTTAGGAAAGGAAGACTAGTAATTTCTTGATGGAAAGACGCGAGAGATGCGATGAAGCAAAGAAAACACTTCATTAAATGGCCATTTAAGTGCCTATGCAACCATCTAGTGGCTAAATAAAGCATAAATGCGTAAGCACGACCTGCTTAAATTTCTAGCAACCTTTTAGTCTTGCATGATTATTAGTTTAATGACCAAACTAAAATAACTCATTAACGTGATCTAACAATCATTATCTGCATTTTCTCTCTGGCTGTGTATTTTAGTCATCGAACAGTCTAGAAGTTTCATGTGAGTACACCATAATATGCTCAACTGAGAGAGAAGTATTATTCTGATTTACCTGCGCCTTAGCATTTATACTGACAAAGGAAAAATTTGtcttgccttcctctctctatatcttaatcttttttcttctcccatTTTTCTTGTAACATTTAGATGCTCTCTTCTCAAAATAGTTACAGCAAAAAATCATCTTCTagttcctctttttttcttaaacTACCACCAACAACAGCACAGTCTTGTAATTTCCTACCAACTACTTCACAAAGTTCTCGGTTTTACTCCAAAGTTGATAATAAGGACACCAGAACATTTATTAAATAACAAATACGCCTAGAAGAGTCATTGTTTTTAATAATTTGTATGTTTTACGCATTAATTTTATGTGAATTTCATACACTTAACATTTCGTAAAACTCATAGCCATTCTATAGTCTATTTAAACTGATTAAACCCCCAAGGACCGGAAGAGTTTAAGGACCATATAAACCATTTTAACAACCTTGCTTTAGAGAAACAACAGTTGCAAGTGGACTAGCTAGAAAAATTGGAAAACTCGAGTCAAAACTCCACTTTATACAACAAGATGTTAGATAATAAGAACTCTGCAGCAAGTCTTCTTAGAAACTTATCGTTAATACAGAATCTAAGATAGGGAGAAAATGTTATTGTAATAACAAGTTGCACATAAGCTTAAATCATCATCAAAAGCGCATATCGATGAGCAAAAATGATGACTCAACTAGTTTGATAACCAGACATGCATGAGGAGAGCCttgtgaattcatttcaaagacTATCTGCAAATTATCACAACTGTGATCTTGGTACAAGTTTTACTTTCAGAATAGCTTAATTTCTGATAGTAACTGCAAAGGATGACTGAGTACTAATAACCACAACTGATTGTTAACAAGTCACCCATAAGAAAGATATACCAGAAGGGAATACCGCACACATGAGAGCACAGTGAAAGGTATAAGAACAATGAAAAACAACCAAGAACCAAATCCAAATGATAACTAGAAATGATACTCAATGACACCCCCCTACCATGGATGCCGAAGTAACTGGTTCACAGAAGTCAGTTAAGTGTGATGCTAATTACAAGGAATGTTCTAGACAAGCAAAGATACTATTCAGACTTTCAGAGGAATAGCATGAAATATGATTAGTAACCAAGGAATTGCACGATACATCATAAGTAAccagaagaggagaaaagaacaGTGAGTGTGactaaatataaattaatagATAGAACAAACCTCTACAGAAAGACTTTGACTGCAAGAAGAATGACCGACTGAAAACTTGACATGATGACATCATGGCTCAGGTATGGGTCCAACAAACCAGACTCACTGGCAAGTCAGGTCAGTTTTGGGTTGTAGGATTCTGACCTGCCTAGAACCCTATACATAGACAGCACGCATATATACACAATGTACAAGACTTTTAAGGAACAAAGACATATAAAATGAAACCCTTATCCCTTATCTATTTCTACTACAATTGTGCCAAACCCAGCCTCCATctgctcctctcctctcctctctctcccctcaTATCACTCTCTTTCACTTCTATATCCTCcatcctccctctctcctctccctttTCTCTTCCTCCTGGAATGCCTTGATCCCATCATCAATCCAGCCTTTGGTTGTCAAGCTCCAGCGCTACTCACTATCACACCATCGAGGCCAAAGCTCCAACCCAGTCATCCACACCAATGGATCCCCACCATTTCAACTATCATGTCATTTGGGTGCAAGAGTTATTTTTTTCATCATcgggaaagaaagagagaccCATCCATATTATCCAAGTCCAAATACCTGGGAAGTACCACCTAAGCCTCGAACCTAGAACCTTTGGTTGATAGCTTGATGGGTGTGACCACTAGGATAAGCCGTTAAGCCCCAATTCACCATTATTTTTAGGCAAAAGTTAGACAATGAATAAAGAAAATATAACTAAGTATCCCGATGATGACCTTTCACAAAAAGACATAAAATTCTCAATAACCTTGCCCTTTTTTTCTATCCTTCGATCTATCTCTATGATCCCCTTTTTGTCCAAAAATTATAGAATTGCCTGAAACCAACCAGACCAGctcctttattttatttatttgtgttttctctttccctctcttcttccctctactCCTTCCTACCCAAGCCATATCAACCCCATCAACACTGGCACCTACAATATATCTGAGCGATTCTTTATGTCCTCCACCAACCATAAGtgtgtttctttttcctccgATTCCTCCAACCCCAGTCCACTCCCTCTAAGGTCTTCAAACCTACAATATACTTGCTGCTTAATCTATACCACTAGATACACTAAATTACCCAATGCCTCAGCTCTCTCCAACCTCTAATTGACTTAGAATGAACATCAAGACTCAAAAAACAGGGGAAGAAACTTTATTTTGTTcccttcaccccccccccccccccccccaacaaagAGACACACaccaccacaaaaaaaaaaaaaagaaaggtagGGGAGGATGAGGGGAAATGGCCAACAGAAGAATAAGAACACTTCAAAACATAAAATGACATATAATTGATAGAATATCAAATGATCAAATTTAAATCTCTTATTTCTTAAAACCAAAGCCCTATTATTTGATGCATCCTATATATCACTAAAAATTATTTACTATAGAAAAAATAATTACTAGAATACTAGACCAGAGTTAACTTGTTATGACACAtggataaaaatatattattacaaTTTAAAGAGCAACTAAAAGGGTCTGTGAACAGAAACAAGTAACTGAAAGCAAAAATATAATCCTTCTTGTGACACATACATGGGCATGCTGGACTCACCAGTTCTAAGGAAAGGCTAAACAAGTCAGAAGACAAAATAGACAAGACTTACTAAAAAATGTTAGGTAGAGTGCGAACAAAAGCATAGAGAAAAAATATTAGGAAGAGTGAGAACGAGAATTATCAGAGGGAATGATAAATCTACCTGTCACTTGAGTAAACGAGAACAAGAATGAGAAGGGAAGTAGGAAGATGATCAATAATGCAATGGATGGCATGATATCATAAAACAGCAACTCACTCCTAAATTGAAGCATCATCCAGTAAGGTCTACAGTATGGTTGTTGATTTGCTAGTAAAATGCTAAATATAAGAAACCCCGACGATTATGAACAAAAAGACTGTTGTTCCATTTGATTTTAAAAATCTATAGTCTATAGCGACTGATAAGTGACAGATCATCAAATTCGAGCAATGCTGAGCTGGTTTTATCTAGCTAAGGTTTAGGCATTCAAAGCAACACAAGATGATCCAATCAAACAGAGAAATGGACAATGCATAAGCTAATCTCACACAACAAGCTCCTTATTTTCCAAAATAGATCATGGAAACAACCCCATGCATAGAAATAACTGAAATTTTAGAATTCTTTGTGACATCAGTGCTCATTCaagattaaaatcaaacaaacaTAAACAGCTTAAACTTCTCACTTAGGTCCAACATTAAAACATGCATGACGAATACCATAGTACATACCATACTATACAAAACACATCACAATAACTTTCTTAGATTTACCTGATTAAGCATCCACTTAAAGCCGACAGCAGCTGTGCATTCATTTTTTGAAGCACTACTGTGCCAATCTAGATTGTAAACTTTGTCCAATGTCTTTATGATAGCTAATATactacttctcctttctttgacGGAGAATATCTCCCCATTAGAGCTAATGTTAATGTGGCTGTTTAGCAAAGTCTCAAACCACCCACTTCCAGACCTCTGCATTGACAATATAGCAAAGTACCGAACTGGTGTGCATGCACATTCTTCCCTGACAAGGTAAGAGAGTTGTTATGCAAGGTCTTCGTAAAATCcaaatcaaaaataaatatccaGAAAAAAGAAGCCTCTTTACCGGCTATAAGTGGTAGGTTCCGGATAGTGCGCATAAGGAATCTCAGATGGTGGAATACCAGGATCATGGCAAGGCTGTTCTGCTAGTTCAATCTTTATTATTCTGGGCACACCATGATTTCCTATTTGCTTTAAACACATAGAGCAAATATAAACGCCACAGATCATAACGGCAGCCAAGACAACCATCCTCAATGCAAGCGGCGATTTCTTTGGAGGCTTTATTATGAATGACTCCTGTTTGagatgaaggaaaagaaaatatttaacaTGGTTAGATATGTGAAAAACATAGAGAAGCTATAAGTCCCCTGATAGTCCCATTGCGaccatatacaaaaataaacacaACTCTAACCAAGATTGCACTTTGCTTGCAAGGAACTTGACAAGTACATAAGAAGGTTCCAGATTAGCTCTAGACGATACTAAGATTTGAATTAGTAAGCTCATCTATGATGCTTTCAAAGGCGTCCAAAGCAAAAAGCGGGTAAACCACAAGCTAAGGAAGGTCCAAACAAATGTATTAATCTTGTGTAGAGATAAGAAACagacaggaaaaaaaaagaaaagaagaactgATCAAACTTCTAGAGAGagtaacaaaaaagaaaatcaatggCCAGAAGAAAAGACAAAACAAAATAATTGTCGTTTCTCTACCCGTTCACTCAATTAGTTAAAAGCCATAAGAAGAAGAACCATGCAAAGTCCCTTGAAGTTAATAGAAATCAGATCAGAAAATTCATAGCACCGAATTCTTCTAATGCAAAGCATCAGAATATGATGGCAAACCACGAGCTAAGAGAGGCTTCAAAATCCACTGGCACCGAAGATTGTTCAAGCCAGTGCATTAATTGGATATAAAGATCTTCAAAATCAACAAGAATCCCTAATaaggagaaaagaaaggagCTTTAAAGTATTTAATCAATAAAGaacgaaaaaaaaagacaaaatataCTATCGTTTATTCAATACCAGGAAACTTTGCCCTAAAAAAGTGAATTAAATAAATCTCGGATAAAACATATTTATTCCAGGAAAGGAAGAGTATCATTATAAAAAAGATTACCAACAAAACAGAGACGCTCGTATTCCCACGAGACAACATCAAAATCCCACTTTTTTAACCCCGCAAGAAAGCAAAAACAGAGCAAGATATCTAATTGCATtagacaaggaaaaaaaaaagatacagaAAAAGAGAGAACGAGAGAGGAATCACCTTATTGAAAGAACAGCAATCTTCtgccatcttttgcttttatttcGGCTTTTTGTCTATCCTTCAAGAAAAAGGGCATAAAAAGAAGAGCTCTCCCCTCCCCtcttctcactctctctctctctctctctctctctctcccacacacacagagagtttgagctttcttccctttttctttttctattcctcttcctcttgcttcttccctctctgtctctctcccaAAAAAGACTTCTTTTTGAGCatatttttctcttcctttacAAAAGGAGGCTCTTTAAGGACCGGAGCGGAGCTAAGAAATCAAAGCGCACAGGTGGGCGTGGCCTTTTCCCAGCATACTAAAACCCTCCCGTGAGCCACCATCATTGCCATCAAACGCCTGAAacgctctcctctcttcttcgctTCTCTTCTCTGCCCGCCTTTCCTTTCGCTTGGATTTGTTTCGATCTCGAATCTCCGATCGTTTTTCTTCCTCAAAAACAAATCTTTCCTCCTCTCTCGACTCTCCCAAAGCTTCACGGAAGTACACCTGGCaatttggagagagagagagccggcgAGAGGGCGGACAAATCCAACAGAcacgaagagagaaagagagagagaggagggcttGGGGGGGAATATACTAATACGAGAAAGAGATGTGATGTATTCAAAATTTATGTTTTTATCCACATCCTATTCATCTGGAAGAAATCTAATTTGTGAACGGCTCCTAAAAttacgctcttgctatcatgcataaaaaaaacaagagaaaagtAAACAGAACATTTTGATAAATTACTTGTCCGACACGTACTCATGTATATATAGCCACTCGTAGAATACATGTGCGTGCAAATTTGATGAATGGCAATGATGCTATTTAATTGCTTTTTTGTatgaaataattaaaatatttgtatTCATAGTTTCTTTTTGGTAAATAAAGGAGACAAAGTTTGGACAGGAAATAAGTtacatgagaaaaaaaaaatagcagaaCAGCCAGCAACAAACAACAGGGGACCATGATTGAACTGTGGCCCTGTCCCGCACAGACATAAGACAGAAGTAATTACATAAAGCTGAGATATTTCAACAGGGAacactacttttttttttttttttttttgtgtggtacAATGGCAATCCAAGTATAGGTACAAccgacaaaattaaaaaaaaataacataaagACTGAGGCACAGATGCATAATCGCTCCAGATGAATTCTTCCGAATGGTGGGTCGCAAATGaggccacccagtcggccgAGCTGTTTGCCTTTTTGTAGACGTATGTAGCCCATGAAAGATTATTCTCGTTTAAAAGTCAGCAAACATCACATAGCAGCAGGCTCGaacataaagagagagagagagggagggtatATGAATAAGAGGATGAAAGAAATATACTTAGATTATATAGTCCTTAGGGGCTTAGAATTTCATTCTCCTCTTAGTTAAATGTGTTAATTTCTTGGAAATGGAATGATTTAACTAAGGCTGTTGGTTGCATAAAAAAATGATGTCAATTCCCTGGGAAaaggtatgttatgagtttTTGGGCTCATATGTGTACTGCAGAGGGGTAGAAATATGCAACAATTTGAATCGTCATCTTGGGCAAATTCCTATTAAATATAGATATTGCATGAGATCCAATTAAATTTGTGTTCTTCCTTTTCACTTGGAAGTAGTAGGATCCCAACATTTGTGATAGCACTCCTAAAAATTGCATTCTTGATGGCATgtataaaaagaaagagaatgtgTCAGTGCCctgagaaaaggtatattttgaGTATGTAGGCACATGTATGCAATGGAGATGGACAGAATTGTATAGCAGATTGAACCATGATGGGCTGCGTTGAGTGACATGTAACATTACTAGCATgtctaaaaagaaaagaaaaagtgaacGGTTCACTTGGATAAATTGTTAGCTGAGTAATTGCTCATGTTTGTCTAGGTACTTATAGAAGTTCATAATAGTAGCATTGCAACATGTAATAAATGTGCGTGAAATTAATTGGATATCAGGCTAAAGTAGTGCTGGTTTTTGGGTATGTGTAATGCAGGGGAAAGaaatataaattttgatggATGGTTATAATCTTATGTAACCAATATTTTTTATCTAGACTGATCAATTTACTTCAAATTTTAATTGTACGAATGATCTTGTTTCTTTTCAACCACGATGTGTATATGTTCAGAAGGCAAGGGAGAGAAAtgaaatgattttattttgtatATCAAATAAAAAGTATATTCAATATTGAAAATGGTTGTGCTCGTCCTTTGCTATGGAATTTATTTAGAGCTGTCTTATGCTTGTCCTTTGCTATGGTGTTTATTTGGTGGGCTAGGATGGATGGAGA
It includes:
- the LOC103710980 gene encoding nodulation protein H-like, whose protein sequence is MAEDCCSFNKESFIIKPPKKSPLALRMVVLAAVMICGVYICSMCLKQIGNHGVPRIIKIELAEQPCHDPGIPPSEIPYAHYPEPTTYSREECACTPVRYFAILSMQRSGSGWFETLLNSHINISSNGEIFSVKERRSSILAIIKTLDKVYNLDWHSSASKNECTAAVGFKWMLNQGLMANHEKIVDYFKIRGVSAIFLFRRNQLRQMVSILANNHDRNTKQLNGTHKAHVHSKDEAEVLARYKPTINATSLISHLRNTGELAANALEYFNGTRHIVLYYEDLIQNRTKMVDVLDFLKVPQRKLASRHVKIHTRPLSEQVQNWDDVYCALKGSRYENFLHADYKM